In Pelosinus sp. UFO1, one genomic interval encodes:
- a CDS encoding amidohydrolase family protein, protein MKIIDDHGHPGFAMYFSELPEDRRIPFATDEYKTPEESCGGFPFLRELHYESYASLYGFERSDIQDLAKRNELAAIYNQKRLAIADWIDDIMDQAGVEVLMANIALPEGLKNKANIRFVPSVDPLVFPFDNSYLKKRPLSKYFLGYFEYSLAELKMKFQYKDDGFKSYLVFIDHVLESYLQENSAAFKFAMAYARDTSFERINMEEGPALYEAAKGGDQQAYTKLQDLFVWYIMRKIVKYDMAVQFHFAITDNYVNYFDPLNLSNMLEDEELKNAKIIILHGGYPRYGSAEILALGGLTPNNVCIDISGRIMFANHPKVIAKMLRGWLEKPILWDKIIYGSDVLWGERYIYTCAKTGRAAVYFALSGMIDEDIIDEDTAIVIARKILRENAIRIYNL, encoded by the coding sequence ATGAAAATTATTGACGATCATGGTCACCCAGGTTTTGCAATGTACTTTTCAGAACTGCCGGAAGACCGGAGAATACCGTTTGCGACGGATGAATATAAAACTCCAGAGGAAAGCTGTGGTGGATTTCCCTTTCTACGGGAATTACATTACGAGAGCTATGCCAGTCTTTATGGTTTTGAGCGCAGCGATATTCAGGATCTGGCTAAAAGAAACGAATTAGCCGCAATATATAACCAAAAGAGACTTGCCATTGCTGACTGGATTGACGATATTATGGACCAGGCTGGGGTTGAAGTGCTTATGGCAAATATAGCATTGCCAGAGGGATTGAAAAACAAAGCGAATATTCGCTTTGTTCCCTCTGTTGACCCATTAGTGTTTCCCTTTGACAACTCATACTTAAAAAAACGTCCATTAAGTAAGTATTTCCTCGGTTATTTTGAATATTCCTTAGCTGAATTAAAGATGAAATTCCAATATAAGGATGATGGATTTAAAAGCTACCTAGTCTTTATTGACCATGTCTTAGAAAGTTATTTGCAGGAGAACTCAGCTGCTTTTAAATTTGCCATGGCTTACGCACGAGATACTTCTTTTGAAAGAATTAATATGGAAGAAGGACCGGCGTTATATGAAGCCGCTAAGGGCGGTGACCAGCAGGCCTATACTAAGTTGCAGGATTTATTCGTCTGGTATATCATGCGTAAAATTGTGAAATACGATATGGCTGTGCAGTTTCACTTTGCTATTACGGATAACTATGTGAATTATTTTGATCCGCTCAATCTTTCCAATATGCTTGAAGATGAAGAACTAAAAAATGCAAAAATCATTATTTTACATGGCGGATACCCTCGTTATGGAAGTGCAGAGATACTTGCTTTAGGTGGATTAACTCCCAATAACGTTTGCATTGATATCTCAGGTAGGATTATGTTTGCTAATCATCCGAAAGTTATCGCGAAAATGCTGCGGGGATGGCTGGAAAAACCAATATTATGGGATAAAATAATTTATGGGTCAGATGTACTTTGGGGAGAACGGTATATTTATACCTGTGCAAAAACTGGCAGGGCTGCAGTTTATTTTGCACTGAGTGGTATGATTGATGAAGATATTATTGATGAAGATACAGCTATAGTTATTGCACGAAAAATTCTTCGTGAAAATGCTATAAGGATTTATAATCTTTAA
- a CDS encoding sigma-54-dependent Fis family transcriptional regulator, which produces MNVADSKYCNEQFDVRLKMILDNPFEGSMAIDENGNVFFVNSFFLEILNCVEEDVVGKKIWDVIPSCRLFETVGQGYSIWGETLKINAREFLVARFPLKSGGQTVGAMVKTLFPDQTIAKEIVDKLSRPVKTENCMKSTLCTCRDIIGETPPMLYVKKLARRASRTSSTLLITGESGTGKEVIAQAVHTRSVRREGPFISVNCGAIPENLLESELFGYVDGAFTGAKKGGKLGKFELADGGTILLDEIGDMPLYMQVKLLRVLQDREVWRIGSTVPTKLDVRVMASTHTDLVQLVKEKKFREDLYYRLNVLEINMPALRERIEDLPMLIDALIQRINRKIGADATGVSQESIEIMKTYSWPGNVRELENRLEQAINWSDDHIINIRNIPVRPWERELNNVTVNVDAGFRGCMQETERDLILNALEKMKGNKTQAARMLNMQRSVLYKKMNKLNI; this is translated from the coding sequence ATGAACGTTGCAGATTCTAAATACTGTAATGAGCAGTTTGATGTCAGATTAAAGATGATCCTGGATAATCCCTTTGAGGGAAGTATGGCAATTGACGAAAACGGAAATGTCTTTTTTGTAAACTCATTTTTTTTAGAAATTCTAAATTGCGTAGAAGAGGATGTAGTCGGTAAGAAAATCTGGGATGTGATTCCTTCTTGCCGGTTGTTCGAAACAGTTGGGCAGGGCTATTCTATTTGGGGTGAGACATTAAAAATTAACGCCAGGGAATTTTTGGTGGCCCGATTTCCTCTGAAAAGTGGCGGGCAGACTGTAGGAGCAATGGTTAAGACTTTGTTTCCTGACCAAACCATTGCCAAGGAAATTGTGGATAAGCTGTCGCGACCGGTAAAGACGGAGAACTGCATGAAGAGTACGCTTTGTACATGCCGCGATATTATTGGGGAAACACCGCCGATGTTATATGTGAAGAAACTGGCGAGGAGAGCTTCGCGGACTAGTTCCACTTTGTTGATTACGGGAGAAAGCGGTACCGGCAAAGAAGTTATTGCTCAGGCGGTTCACACTCGTTCTGTCCGGCGGGAGGGACCGTTTATCAGTGTGAACTGCGGTGCTATTCCGGAAAATCTTCTCGAATCAGAATTGTTTGGTTATGTCGATGGCGCCTTCACTGGAGCAAAAAAGGGAGGAAAACTCGGAAAGTTTGAACTGGCTGATGGTGGAACTATATTGCTGGACGAAATAGGCGATATGCCTCTATATATGCAGGTCAAGCTGCTTCGGGTATTGCAAGACAGGGAAGTTTGGCGCATTGGATCTACGGTTCCTACCAAATTAGACGTGCGGGTTATGGCCTCCACTCACACTGACCTTGTACAACTGGTGAAAGAAAAGAAATTTCGCGAAGACCTTTATTATCGCCTCAACGTGTTGGAAATCAATATGCCTGCCTTACGAGAGCGAATTGAAGATTTACCAATGCTAATTGATGCTTTAATTCAGCGCATAAATCGGAAAATAGGTGCGGATGCAACGGGAGTTTCCCAGGAATCCATTGAAATTATGAAAACGTATAGTTGGCCTGGAAATGTGCGCGAATTGGAAAATCGGCTTGAGCAGGCGATCAATTGGAGTGATGATCACATTATTAATATTCGCAACATTCCTGTTAGGCCTTGGGAAAGAGAGCTTAACAATGTAACGGTGAATGTGGATGCAGGCTTTCGTGGTTGTATGCAAGAAACAGAGCGAGACCTTATTTTAAACGCTTTAGAAAAAATGAAGGGAAATAAAACCCAAGCAGCGCGAATGTTGAATATGCAGCGCTCAGTACTATACAAAAAAATGAATAAACTAAACATATGA